The Anopheles maculipalpis chromosome 3RL, idAnoMacuDA_375_x, whole genome shotgun sequence genomic sequence GTTAACAAAGTAGGATTTTATCAATTAGCCCCTTCATTCATTACCACTTTTCATTCtctgaaaaaaacacacataatcACATTCGGTTGCTTTTTAGTTAGGTCTGTTAATTTTTGCATTCGCATGCTAGTTCAGAGCATCAttatacaaacacaaacacaaatatagCCTCAAAACAAGCATTCTTTGTGTGCATTGCAACGTTTTGGAAGGTCAAGTTCTCAACAACGCATACACTAACGGAAAACAGATTTTATCTTGGCTCTGAGAGTCATCAGGAAGTTACAGTAGCTGATATTTGCTGGTAGCTGGTCGCTCACAAATGTTCTAATAAGATCACATAATAATGACCGTAACGTAAATATCATTCTGAAATCACAGTTGGGCGGAAGAATTCACAGTGACTGTTATAATATCACAAATGGTATATAGATCTCTAAATCGTTAGATCATTCAGCAACAGGTGTATCGCTGTTTCCTGCAACAACAGAAAATGAAACAGATCTGAGCATGATCCCCGACTTTGATGTCCGACTGTGATTTCTATTTATATGTAAGTTGATACTAATGCTAGGCCTAGAGTCGCTAAACCTGCGAAACTGCAACGCCCGGAGGCTGTTTATTGTGGGACTCCTGGACAACCGGATCGATGCTCGATGATCTCGACGAACGATCTTGTCGAGATCGATCTGCTCGACGTAGAGGATCGCCGTACCCGATTTGGCGCCTCTGATTCGTTTGCCGTGTGTCGTGCCGTGAATTCAATGTTGTCTGTGATCGACACCAACCAGTCATGGCGCGCGCCTTGTTTTTAAACTGTATGCGCCGTGTGCGACCCACTTCTTAACTTATCTCGTCTACGTTTATTCATGTTTTGTGCTCTTTTTGTATCGCTCCGCTTCAAAGGGGCCTCTCGCGATCCGTTGAATGTAAACCAAATATACAAATAACAGTAATGGCAAAACTACACCCTTTCTTCTATAACCACCTACCCGTGTAGGCAGGTCAAATGAAGATCTTACTACTGTGTCCGTAAAATAAAGTgaatttgggttttttttctaaaatggtttgtttttattagaCCAAATGAAGGACATctccttcgaagtaatccccttccgatgcaatgcacctcttccacctcttcttcCACTCTTCGAAACAgctggaaaacgcggatgctgggatgtcctttagttccgccgtcgctgcggcttctatctcctcaaTAGTGTGAAAaaggtgtccccgaagcgaccgttttagcttgttgaacagccagaagtcggctggtgccgAAGCTGGCGAATACgacggttgcggaacaatatgggtgccagttgttgcgaaaaactccctcaacaTGATGGCCGTATTGGAGCTCACATTATcttggtgcaaaaaccagctgttgtttttaaacaaatctGGCCGCCTTCTTCGGATGgaggttccgaaaggtctcgtatcgtcaaccgatgattgttgaccaccaaatccgtGATTTGGACGACATGGGTCgatcgaggtggatggtctccccggacggtcccttcttcgaccttctcacggtcATTCTTGAAaaacactgtaccatttgtacacatttttgttcgacatagattcttcacCGAacgctttttgtaacatccgcaatgtttccgcagcgtttatttcattgcgcaaacttaatttgatacatgcgcgctgctccacaagcTTGGatatggtcaatatggacaaaaacacttagcgcagctccgaaaacaaattgtcactcccaGCCGGGTTGATCTTGTgtcttgaaacgtggcagaactgtctataacatacatattgacaaacgaaaaataaaaacaaagggcTTCTTTTTtggcgcgaaatttgacatccaatgtcaccttacttttcgagCACAGTTGTACATTCTGTATTACAAAGGATTAGAAAGCTAGACTCTTGTGATCGGTTCGTCGCATttgctttacattttttaagaaAGTTGAGGTTACATCttgaatttctaattaaaaaattagtcttcgatttttgttgtgttttcatAGCTGTTAACATCCATATTTACATTAGCGAATCAAGCGTCAAACATACTTTTTGTACTTAAAAAtgcctttttcattttttcgtttttattgatttcttcttctatttatttaatttatgagTTAGCGACCATATTGCTACATTTAAGCtaaaattttgcataaaatagtgtgaaaattaaatgacTACCATCAAATTAAGTCTTAGCACTTTTGTTATCTtcaacaaatcaatttttaccGACAATAAAGATAAACGAAGTTGTGTCGGATGGTATGATTCCAAATAGTTCAAACAAAAGGTATGATTTGGTTCTGTACAATTCAAGTATTTTCTTCAACAAACGCAAGTGAAAACGAGCACAGTATTTTCACCCCGTATGCGTATACCGAATATGCATTAAAACTATTCCAAAATAAGCTCCGTGAAAGTTACTATTAcgttgcaaaataaaataattcagaTTCGTGCACTGCGGTTAGTgcacaatttgtttttgtgcaaaaaaaagctaaaaaatagagaagcaaaaaactagTGATGAATAGTTTTTGGAATTCTCGATTAAATATTATTAGCTTGAAACCTTAtcatgcttgaaaatgtcATGCAAATACGACGGGTAAATGAAATGATACTAATtcaaaaaatcctgcaaaatgcaAACTCCCACACAACATGTATGATCTGGTCGTTATAGACAGGTCGTTATAGGAGTGACGGGTACATATGgaatattgaataaaaaatatatttaaaaaatcggttttttatttgtagcggaaaacaaagttGCTCTAGGTATAACCTAAAGCAAGTCGATAATCtcacaggttggctgataagtccccggtctaacaaagaaaaacacattttttttgtcaaaattcgtttttattattcaacatagttcccttcaagagcaatacaacgattataacgaccttccaattttttgataccattttggtagcactccttcggttttgactcaaaataggcctcagtttcggcgcccacctcttcattgcagccaaattttttccctgcgagcatccttttgagctctgagaacaagaaaaagtcgctgggggccagatctggagaatacggtgggtggggaagcaattcgaagcccaattcataaatttttgccatcgttctcaatgacttgtggcacggtgcgttgtcttggtggaacaacacttttttcttcttcgttcttttttcgttcgtcaagcaaccaaaagttgcttgacaaaagacgctctgtctcacaaactaattgacatacagacgtcaaattttgacacgaatcatttgaaggttggtgctatataaaaatgatatgcatttaatactagcggctcattctatgtgtcagaccgtggacttatcagccaacctgttccATTATATCAAATGTCATTAAGATTTGAAGCTGCATTTCATTATCATTCATCATAAGCGGGGcttcccggtggtgtaggcgacagcggcgccggtcttcaaacggcaggaccgaggttcaaatcccatccggaccgtccccccgtagttaGGGCTGACTAACCAACTGACTATATTCGATAGCCGGCACGACCTTGGATGGTCGTGAaaccaataataataataagaagaaaaagaataaatactTCCTGTCTAATAAACTATGAATGTATCTAAACAGATTCAATTGATTATATGTAAATAATATTATATATATTATTGTAGATTATAGATTATATGTAAAAGTTAAATATTTCGTTTATATTATCCAAATTTGACAGAAATACTCTTCGTTGCTCCAATTAAAACTGCTAATCCGCAACCTAGGTGGTAGCTTTTCTCCTTCTTATATCATCTTAGATAAGATTTTATTCATTGTGTTGAAAGTTTTTACAGACACACGCATTCGACAATATGCCTTATGGGTGGCTGTAAAATGTTGCTTCAAAGCAaaaggctttttttgtgtacctAAGAAGattcatttaattatttcaagttTTGTTCAAGTTAGTGCCAAAAAGGTTAAAGtttattgaatttgaaaatgacTATTTTATAACATATTACAATGCGGCTCGGTCTCATGAAGCTGTGGGTCTTATCATCATTTTAGCTGACCTCAGTGAATAATGATATCCTCGGAAATCTTTCCAAACCATTCCAGTGGCGAATTCTTTCGTTTCTCCTCGCAGGTATTTGCCGTTCAGATTGCTGTggagttaaacaaaaaaatgtcgaCATATTTTCGTTGTTTATCGTTGTAACAACTATTTCAGGTTTTAATCACTAATTACCTTGAGTGGCAATCCTTGTACCACCATGCACCGGAGTAACCTACTGCACAGTTACCACCCCACAAATCATTATCCGAATCTAAGGTCGTAAATTTCATTCCTTTTGCATCTCCTAGACAATCCCCTGCCGACCCCGAGTATCCATCTATTTTTGTAAGGTTATATTTCAAGCTCTCGTCTCCAATTTGAAACTGATTATACCAAGCAAACGTTTTGTTGCCGTCGAAATCATCCAGCAACACTACCAACTCATACGGTCGGGACATTGTCAGGTGATAAATATGATCCAGTCCCAACCAAAACTCTCCATCCAGGTTGCCAAAGCCATTCTTATACTCCTGCCAACCGCGGTAGAAATTAGTCGATCCGTCAAACCGATGTTGTATCACAATCCATCCTCCTGAAGCGTACTCTTGATCGCACAACACAGTTATCGGTTCCTTGAAAGGCTTTTCCGGTTGAATTTTGTACACACCGGAAAATGGCGTATTTCGGCAGGACCTGTACACCATCTCCTCTGTACAGTTGCACTGGGGCTGCTTTATGCTTTCGATGAGGGAGCTTATATCATTCAGCTTACGTTCAATTTGAAGGTCCCCTTCTACGATACGATATTCCAACGTGTTCAGCTTGCTAAGAACCATTTCGATTGCATATAAACATTCATCTGGCGTTAAGAGTAGTGCATTGTTAGCATCCTGCGCTGTAAGATGATCACACCACACAAGTATAACAACTAGCAGACACTTTTTGAACATGATGCGACCGCAATAATACACCTCAATACACTGTCGTGATGCTACTATAGACAACTTGATTATATATATACTTCCATGCCGGTGCAATTTGTTTCTCAATGATTTTCAAGATAGACCGCAGTAGTGATAAGACAATCTTATCGGATTGATTGGCAATCTTATttgcaattgatttttttttcttattgctaAAAATCCCCTTTTGTTTTACGGCTCGCACGTTGTAATcatgataatttatttcaaaaagaaagtaaaaaatagACTGAAGGGGAGGGAGGGTGTTTACTTCACAATCAAGTTTAACAGTCTATGAATTtgctttgatgtttgttttgagtGTTACTAGAGTAATACAAGTATAATAATAGTTACTTTCAATAACTTTAAAAACTTGAaacggatttttttatttcgttatttTAATATAGCATTTTGTGTATTGTGTATGCAAGCTGATCAACTATTATTAAACTAAGCTAAAGCGTAGCTTTCAAAACAACTTCCACTCAATAATGCCACCGTGTAAGCTGCTGCACCAActgccatcatcaccatctccCATTATCCGCATCAAATATAGAAAGCATAAAATGCTCTGTCTCTTCTAATGCATCACTAGGAATCCCGCAATACGGGCAGACCGTCTGTGTTGAGAAAAAACCCAGCTATTCCCGATACTCACCCTATTTTTGTGATAACATTCTTTTGGTCTTGGTTGCCTATCTCGAACTGATCGCATTTCGCGTATAATGTGATGCCATCGTTGTCCTccaatagaaataaaatcccCTGAAGACCCGACAGGATGTCAGCTACGGTGAATACCTTCTAGCCAAAACCCTCCCTGCCAGCCTGCAGTTCGCAAACCAAACCTCAGGGGCATTTTGTTACTACAACCGATCATATGCAAATGTTTGAGTGGTTGCTAAAGCCTATATAACCAATATATGCTCTCGCAATCAGTTGTCTCtgagctcagaaagtcctaaaaggactttctgagctgggtcgtccgttaccatgcgtataacatggccagcccatcggagcctggtgagcctaattcgctgcacgactccatttgctgcagtttttcgaacgcggctaagatggcttcgtctgttttggacagggtccatatctcagaggcgtatgtgagtactgggactataaaggtacgatacagtcccaggttcgaccgtcgcgacaggtttttttgaggtgagatgtttcctcatgctgtagaatgaccggctggccaccagcatcctagcgcgcaactc encodes the following:
- the LOC126562741 gene encoding ficolin-2-like, which encodes MFKKCLLVVILVWCDHLTAQDANNALLLTPDECLYAIEMVLSKLNTLEYRIVEGDLQIERKLNDISSLIESIKQPQCNCTEEMVYRSCRNTPFSGVYKIQPEKPFKEPITVLCDQEYASGGWIVIQHRFDGSTNFYRGWQEYKNGFGNLDGEFWLGLDHIYHLTMSRPYELVVLLDDFDGNKTFAWYNQFQIGDESLKYNLTKIDGYSGSAGDCLGDAKGMKFTTLDSDNDLWGGNCAVGYSGAWWYKDCHSSNLNGKYLRGETKEFATGMVWKDFRGYHYSLRSAKMMIRPTAS